The proteins below are encoded in one region of Aequorivita iocasae:
- a CDS encoding DUF6913 domain-containing protein translates to MLKKVKRHSLKKHIEKNLTERDFSKRNEPLKYLGFVVDEAFFDDFEMLYEFGKELGLQRKDVKLFTFAETRRKIPSLRQNQITNKEFTWRGEIHNQNAQEFLDFPFDVLIGYYKGKHEFLGAMVAQSKAKFKIGFNGADERLFDLLLIVDLQKPEAFKSEVKKYLKILKKID, encoded by the coding sequence ATGTTGAAAAAAGTAAAGCGACATTCCTTAAAAAAGCACATTGAAAAAAACCTGACGGAGCGTGATTTTTCAAAGCGAAACGAGCCTTTAAAGTATTTGGGCTTTGTGGTTGACGAAGCTTTTTTTGACGATTTTGAAATGCTTTATGAGTTTGGGAAAGAACTCGGTCTGCAGCGAAAGGACGTTAAGCTTTTCACATTTGCCGAAACGCGAAGAAAAATACCGTCGCTTCGGCAAAACCAAATAACCAATAAGGAATTTACGTGGCGCGGAGAGATACATAACCAAAACGCACAGGAGTTTCTAGACTTTCCTTTTGATGTGCTTATAGGGTATTACAAAGGAAAACACGAGTTTTTGGGAGCAATGGTAGCGCAAAGCAAAGCAAAATTCAAAATTGGTTTTAATGGGGCCGATGAGCGACTTTTTGATTTACTTTTAATCGTTGACCTTCAAAAACCCGAAGCTTTTAAAAGTGAAGTAAAAAAATATTTAAAAATCTTAAAAAAAATAGATTGA